A single window of Acidobacteriota bacterium DNA harbors:
- the nusB gene encoding transcription antitermination factor NusB, translating into MSGRRRKSRELALQLLYQNDLAGTLPAEMFRRTEEFVEARPDVQEYAARLVEGTLARRDELDAKLSERSEHWRLGRMAAVDRNLLRLALYELLFENDTPDAVVIDEAVEIAKKFSTPSSGPFVNGVLDGIRRATYGPRPAAPGDPA; encoded by the coding sequence GTGAGCGGCCGCCGTCGCAAGTCCCGCGAGCTGGCCCTCCAGCTCCTCTACCAGAACGACCTCGCGGGCACCTTGCCCGCGGAAATGTTTCGGCGCACGGAGGAGTTCGTCGAGGCCCGGCCCGACGTGCAGGAGTACGCCGCGCGTCTCGTCGAAGGGACGCTCGCCCGACGTGACGAGCTGGACGCGAAGCTCTCCGAGCGCTCGGAACACTGGCGCCTCGGGCGCATGGCCGCGGTGGACCGCAACCTGCTCCGTCTCGCGCTCTACGAACTCCTCTTCGAGAACGACACTCCGGACGCCGTCGTCATCGACGAGGCGGTCGAGATCGCGAAGAAATTCTCGACGCCGTCTTCGGGCCCCTTCGTGAACGGAGTCCTCGACGGGATCCGTCGTGCCACCTACGGCCCGCGCCCCGCGGCCCCCGGGGACCCGGCGTGA
- a CDS encoding transglutaminase domain-containing protein, with protein MKRFVLALAFMAAAPSALAEGPRTEWAQYRVAGDAPWRFARPVEAAGYRVVLSSPDGRALEARVVVDSSPFGADAPFPPPLDALEPEARATLAEPRPEDAALEAASSRLLAGAATTLEAVERVIAFTSRNVSYKLPDGNETAASALRSGRGSCVGRSLLAAELLLRAGVPARQVTGLLVAAEPAELTPESRLVYNAGLGGVRHRWIEAFVPGLGWVPSDPGGLANTVTARHLALSRQPAASFHAGVLSRSAEIRRPVLEGGEGRITLARPRGPLEGAPFDPAPLAAPRPAGRDDRR; from the coding sequence GTGAAGCGGTTCGTCCTCGCCCTCGCGTTCATGGCCGCCGCGCCGTCGGCTCTCGCCGAGGGCCCGCGCACGGAGTGGGCCCAGTACCGTGTGGCCGGCGACGCGCCGTGGCGCTTCGCGCGCCCGGTCGAAGCGGCCGGCTATCGGGTCGTCCTGTCCAGTCCGGACGGGCGCGCTCTCGAAGCGCGGGTGGTCGTCGACTCGTCGCCTTTCGGCGCCGACGCGCCGTTCCCGCCGCCTCTCGACGCGCTCGAGCCCGAGGCCCGCGCGACGCTGGCCGAGCCCCGTCCGGAGGACGCCGCGCTGGAGGCGGCCTCGTCGCGGCTCCTCGCCGGCGCCGCGACGACACTCGAAGCCGTCGAGCGCGTGATTGCATTCACGTCGCGAAACGTCTCCTACAAGCTGCCGGACGGCAACGAGACGGCCGCCTCGGCGCTGCGGTCGGGCCGCGGCTCGTGCGTGGGCCGCTCGCTCCTCGCAGCCGAGCTTCTCCTGCGCGCGGGCGTGCCGGCGCGGCAAGTGACCGGCCTCCTCGTCGCGGCTGAACCGGCGGAGCTGACCCCCGAATCCCGGCTCGTCTACAACGCGGGCCTCGGCGGCGTCCGCCACCGATGGATCGAGGCCTTCGTGCCGGGCCTCGGCTGGGTGCCGTCGGACCCCGGCGGGCTTGCAAACACGGTCACGGCCCGGCACCTCGCTCTCTCCCGCCAGCCGGCCGCGTCGTTCCACGCCGGCGTTCTGTCGCGCTCGGCCGAGATCCGCCGCCCCGTCCTCGAGGGCGGCGAGGGCCGCATCACGCTCGCGCGCCCGCGCGGCCCCCTCGAAGGCGCGCCCTTCGATCCCGCGCCCCTCGCGGCTCCGCGTCCCGCCGGCCGGGACGACCGGCGTTGA
- a CDS encoding response regulator encodes MTAGAGAPGAPLSILVVLPSPPQRLLAVAALRAALEPGGRTVVAAEAGSAFEALWLVARGRPALALVALDLPVLSGDELMALLRAHPEHRELPVIAVAAASDADALERSSAAGAAALLRTPFDPPAVAAALAAAGIPGSLP; translated from the coding sequence TTGACTGCCGGCGCGGGCGCCCCCGGCGCGCCGCTGTCGATCCTCGTCGTCCTTCCTTCGCCGCCGCAGCGCCTTCTCGCCGTCGCCGCGCTGCGCGCGGCCCTGGAGCCGGGCGGACGCACGGTGGTGGCGGCCGAAGCCGGCTCGGCGTTCGAGGCGCTCTGGCTCGTGGCCCGCGGGCGGCCCGCCCTCGCGCTCGTCGCGCTGGACCTGCCGGTCCTTTCCGGCGACGAGCTCATGGCCCTCCTGCGCGCGCACCCGGAGCACCGCGAGCTCCCGGTGATTGCGGTCGCGGCGGCCTCCGACGCCGACGCGCTGGAGAGGTCCTCCGCGGCAGGCGCGGCCGCTCTTCTGCGCACGCCGTTCGATCCTCCCGCCGTCGCCGCCGCGCTCGCAGCCGCCGGCATTCCGGGGAGCCTGCCGTGA
- a CDS encoding methyltransferase domain-containing protein has protein sequence MTDAAQAALVAPGLPRGAAGALARLLARLDAAGAAALVVRQGPYPDGYGPLAELPPERLVEAARTALVVDDAEPALVLLVHGGVAVDPARLLAHAHPRAKTAALNRLVPGSTPLHDLLEILADDDPDTALAAAWAVSREAGREDGDRARAAATALHDRASGHDGPGRAAALTALREQPGPAADGALRSAFGSADAGTRAAAAAAAAFRPELTERDVLPLLEDDDPTVRAEALRTLTRLAGDGRSAIDSRRILRFLNDDAPVAAAAGSLLVTLAGAERPRLAREMLAQRGAVRRAALETIGDLGDAAAASAVAFAVVHEDVSTARAVLEAAAAAPPPVAADAVANGLTDRRPEVRIAAAGAAARAGEDLAAALGIPLAEALDRESDPEARAALLRAVAASGRADAIGAVTRALGTEADRSESRFAAESLARRFPEAVRGAWGAAPPRAGRAWGAAIEAARRPGAPALPDDDADALRLLAALARMRTGLDLDAETLRPRLALLLAAEGWAAGSFRQLWRRMRDLPAAHALLARLVDSVADTTSRFFGDPGALDALAGEIAPERLLALGADGTLDVWCVGCGTGEEAWSAAIRLAERGFGPNRRVRIRGTDLSPAAIRHAKAGVYGPHALRGVAEAVRTRHFQPLSNGRYRVREPLREAVYFEARALADEPSGAGKHDAIICHGLLAQLPAAARPEAVERLGACLKPGGYLLLGREDHAYAASAPLAPVLLGSDLAYRTPGAVVYTRALS, from the coding sequence GTGACCGACGCCGCTCAGGCGGCACTCGTGGCGCCCGGTCTCCCGCGGGGCGCCGCGGGCGCCCTCGCGCGCCTCCTCGCCCGCCTCGACGCTGCGGGAGCGGCGGCGCTCGTCGTCCGTCAGGGACCCTATCCGGACGGCTACGGCCCGCTCGCGGAGCTTCCGCCCGAGCGCCTCGTCGAAGCGGCGCGCACCGCCCTCGTCGTCGACGACGCCGAGCCCGCCCTCGTGCTGCTCGTGCACGGCGGCGTGGCGGTGGACCCGGCGCGACTGCTCGCCCACGCGCATCCGCGCGCGAAGACCGCGGCGCTGAACCGGCTCGTGCCGGGCTCGACCCCGCTTCACGATCTCCTCGAGATCCTCGCGGACGACGATCCGGACACGGCCCTCGCGGCCGCGTGGGCGGTCTCGCGCGAAGCCGGGCGCGAGGACGGGGACCGCGCGCGAGCCGCCGCGACGGCGCTCCACGACCGCGCGAGCGGCCACGACGGCCCCGGGCGGGCCGCCGCGCTCACGGCGCTGCGCGAGCAGCCGGGTCCCGCGGCCGACGGCGCGCTGCGCTCCGCCTTCGGATCGGCGGATGCGGGCACCCGCGCCGCGGCTGCCGCGGCCGCGGCGTTCCGGCCCGAGCTGACCGAGCGCGACGTCCTGCCTCTCCTCGAGGACGACGACCCCACGGTCCGCGCCGAGGCGCTCCGGACGCTGACCCGTCTCGCGGGCGACGGCAGGTCGGCGATCGACTCACGGCGGATTCTCCGCTTCCTGAACGACGACGCCCCGGTGGCGGCCGCGGCCGGATCGCTCCTGGTCACCCTCGCGGGTGCCGAGCGGCCGCGGCTGGCCCGCGAGATGCTCGCGCAGAGAGGCGCCGTGCGGCGCGCCGCGCTCGAGACGATCGGGGATCTCGGCGACGCCGCAGCGGCCTCGGCCGTGGCCTTCGCGGTTGTCCACGAGGACGTGTCCACGGCCCGCGCCGTGCTCGAGGCCGCGGCGGCCGCGCCGCCTCCGGTCGCCGCCGACGCGGTTGCGAACGGCCTCACGGACCGCCGCCCCGAGGTTCGCATCGCGGCCGCCGGCGCCGCGGCCCGGGCGGGGGAGGACCTCGCGGCCGCTCTCGGGATCCCGCTGGCCGAGGCGCTGGACCGCGAGTCCGATCCGGAGGCGCGCGCCGCGCTGCTGCGCGCCGTCGCGGCGTCGGGGCGCGCGGACGCGATCGGCGCCGTCACGCGCGCTCTCGGCACGGAGGCCGACCGGTCCGAATCGCGCTTCGCCGCGGAGTCCCTCGCGCGCCGCTTCCCTGAAGCGGTCCGCGGCGCCTGGGGCGCCGCGCCGCCACGGGCGGGCCGGGCGTGGGGTGCGGCGATCGAGGCCGCGCGCCGTCCCGGCGCCCCGGCTCTTCCGGACGACGACGCCGACGCTCTCCGCCTTCTGGCGGCTCTCGCGCGGATGCGCACGGGGCTCGACCTCGACGCCGAGACCTTGCGGCCGCGGCTGGCGCTGCTCCTCGCCGCCGAAGGCTGGGCCGCGGGCTCGTTCCGGCAGCTCTGGCGCCGGATGCGTGATCTGCCCGCGGCCCACGCCCTCCTCGCGCGGCTGGTGGACTCCGTCGCCGACACGACGTCGCGGTTCTTCGGCGACCCCGGGGCGCTCGACGCCCTCGCCGGCGAGATCGCGCCGGAGCGGCTCCTGGCCCTCGGGGCCGACGGCACGCTCGACGTCTGGTGCGTGGGATGCGGCACCGGCGAGGAAGCCTGGTCGGCGGCGATCCGGCTCGCTGAGCGCGGTTTCGGGCCGAATCGACGGGTCCGGATACGCGGCACGGACCTTTCTCCGGCCGCGATCCGCCACGCGAAGGCGGGCGTCTACGGCCCGCATGCGCTGCGCGGCGTCGCGGAGGCGGTCCGGACGCGTCACTTCCAGCCGCTCTCGAACGGCCGCTACCGCGTGCGCGAGCCCCTCCGCGAAGCCGTCTACTTCGAGGCGCGCGCCCTCGCCGACGAACCTTCGGGCGCCGGCAAGCACGACGCGATCATCTGCCACGGTCTCCTCGCGCAGCTGCCCGCCGCGGCTCGCCCGGAGGCCGTCGAGCGCCTCGGCGCGTGCCTGAAGCCGGGAGGCTACCTGCTGCTCGGGCGCGAGGACCACGCGTACGCCGCGTCCGCGCCGCTCGCGCCGGTCCTGCTCGGGAGCGACCTCGCCTACCGGACGCCGGGCGCGGTCGTTTACACTCGCGCGCTCTCATGA
- a CDS encoding leucine--tRNA ligase, producing MTNPTVPPSRSDEIRRIETKWRERWEQDRAAFVDTGKPAGDGTYLLVMLPYPSGDRLHVGHARTYFLTDALHRYLRQRGRTILCPMGWDAFGLPAENYAIQKGIHPHTSTLANIAAMKEQFRAWGVLYDWTKEVTTCEPAYYHWNQWFFLKLLEKGLAVRRKSAVNWCPSCETVLANEQAEGGVCERCKTPVVQRELEQWFLKITDYAESLLAGLDTLGKWPEKVVTMQRNWIGKSVGADLDFAIPALGESVRVFTTRPDTVYGATALILAPEHALVPRLIANHPDKAGLQAWVTSVREQERIAREAEGAEKDGRDTGVKAINPFTGQEIPVWLANFVIADYGTGALMAVPAHDTRDFEFATKYGIPIVKVIEEEKKEDLLRKEEGQADAPSGDGAPSAAYTGEGRLIASGPFSAKSSSEARELIAQDAASRGIGGPRIRYRLRDWLISRQRYWGTPIPMVKCEKDGWVPVPEKDLPIVLPADAPFTGKGGNPLEKVASFVNTTCPKCGGPARRETDTMDTFVDSSWYYLRYLDPANDKAPFDAARAAEWAPVDQYIGGIEHAILHLLYARFFARVMKDLGLITFEEPFSALFNQGMITRQSPTGRVEKMSKSRGNAVSLDPLIAEKGADAVRAFVLFLGPPEKDAEWSDEGISGPERFLGRVRMAVERFVATGADVRGEPAAADTPAARARHMAVKKLTEDFDAFSFHTAVAHLMEFGTHAAGLVGDAKADRGETAATLRALVALLHPIAPHLSEELNEKLGGTKSLLVSGWPAFDPKLAVEEIATIAVQISGKVRGELKIRRGSSEKEVVAAAEAEPVVARWLEGKQRVKTIWVQDRLLNLVVR from the coding sequence ATGACGAATCCCACCGTCCCCCCCTCGCGCAGCGACGAAATCCGGCGAATCGAGACCAAGTGGCGCGAGCGCTGGGAACAGGATCGCGCCGCCTTCGTGGACACGGGCAAGCCCGCGGGCGACGGCACGTATCTCCTCGTGATGCTGCCGTACCCCTCGGGCGACCGGCTGCACGTCGGGCATGCCCGGACGTACTTCCTGACGGACGCGCTCCACCGCTATCTCCGCCAGCGCGGGCGGACGATCCTCTGCCCCATGGGCTGGGACGCGTTCGGGCTGCCGGCCGAGAACTACGCGATCCAGAAGGGGATCCACCCCCACACCTCGACGCTCGCAAACATCGCGGCGATGAAGGAGCAGTTCCGGGCGTGGGGCGTCCTCTACGACTGGACGAAGGAAGTCACCACCTGCGAGCCGGCCTACTACCACTGGAACCAGTGGTTCTTCCTGAAGCTCCTCGAGAAGGGCCTCGCCGTGCGGCGGAAGTCCGCCGTGAACTGGTGCCCCTCGTGCGAGACGGTGCTCGCGAACGAGCAGGCCGAGGGCGGCGTCTGCGAGCGCTGCAAGACGCCGGTCGTCCAGCGCGAGCTCGAGCAGTGGTTCCTGAAGATCACGGACTACGCCGAGAGCCTGCTCGCCGGGCTCGACACGCTCGGGAAGTGGCCCGAGAAAGTCGTCACGATGCAGCGCAACTGGATCGGGAAGTCGGTTGGCGCCGACCTCGACTTCGCGATCCCCGCGCTCGGCGAGAGCGTGCGCGTCTTCACGACGCGCCCCGACACCGTTTACGGGGCGACGGCTCTCATCCTCGCCCCCGAGCACGCGCTCGTCCCGCGCCTGATCGCGAATCATCCGGACAAGGCCGGGCTGCAGGCCTGGGTCACGTCCGTTCGCGAACAGGAGCGCATCGCGCGCGAGGCCGAGGGCGCAGAGAAGGACGGCCGGGACACGGGCGTCAAGGCGATCAACCCGTTCACCGGGCAGGAAATCCCGGTGTGGCTCGCGAACTTCGTCATCGCGGACTACGGCACCGGCGCGCTCATGGCCGTCCCCGCGCACGACACGCGCGACTTCGAGTTCGCGACGAAGTACGGGATTCCGATCGTGAAAGTCATTGAGGAAGAGAAGAAAGAAGATTTGCTTAGAAAGGAAGAGGGGCAGGCCGACGCCCCCAGCGGCGACGGCGCTCCTTCGGCCGCTTATACGGGCGAAGGCCGCCTCATCGCCTCTGGCCCATTCTCAGCAAAATCTTCTTCCGAGGCCCGCGAGCTGATCGCTCAGGACGCCGCTTCGCGAGGGATCGGCGGCCCGCGCATCCGGTACCGCCTCCGCGACTGGCTCATTTCCCGCCAGCGCTACTGGGGAACCCCGATCCCCATGGTCAAGTGCGAGAAGGACGGCTGGGTGCCGGTGCCGGAGAAGGACCTGCCGATCGTCCTCCCGGCCGACGCGCCGTTCACGGGGAAGGGCGGAAATCCGCTCGAAAAGGTCGCCTCCTTCGTGAACACGACGTGCCCGAAGTGCGGCGGCCCCGCGCGGCGCGAGACGGACACGATGGACACGTTCGTGGACTCGTCCTGGTATTACCTCAGGTACCTCGACCCCGCGAACGACAAGGCACCGTTCGACGCGGCCCGCGCCGCCGAGTGGGCGCCCGTCGACCAGTACATCGGCGGAATCGAGCACGCGATCCTCCACCTCCTGTACGCGCGCTTCTTCGCGCGCGTCATGAAGGACCTCGGTCTCATCACGTTCGAGGAGCCGTTCTCCGCGCTGTTCAACCAGGGAATGATCACGCGCCAGTCCCCGACCGGGCGCGTCGAGAAGATGTCGAAGTCGCGCGGCAACGCCGTGTCGCTCGACCCGCTCATCGCGGAGAAGGGCGCCGACGCCGTCCGGGCGTTCGTTCTTTTCCTCGGACCGCCCGAGAAGGACGCCGAATGGAGCGACGAGGGCATCAGCGGACCGGAGCGCTTCCTCGGGCGCGTCCGGATGGCCGTGGAGCGCTTCGTCGCGACGGGCGCCGACGTGCGCGGCGAGCCCGCGGCGGCCGACACGCCGGCGGCGCGCGCCCGACACATGGCCGTCAAGAAGCTCACGGAGGACTTCGACGCGTTCTCCTTCCACACGGCCGTCGCGCACCTCATGGAGTTCGGCACGCACGCGGCCGGCCTCGTCGGCGACGCGAAGGCCGACAGGGGAGAGACCGCGGCGACGCTCCGCGCGCTCGTCGCGCTCCTCCATCCCATCGCCCCCCACCTCTCCGAGGAGCTGAACGAGAAGCTCGGCGGCACGAAGAGCCTCCTCGTCTCCGGCTGGCCGGCGTTCGACCCGAAGCTCGCGGTGGAGGAAATCGCGACGATTGCCGTGCAGATCTCAGGGAAGGTGCGGGGCGAGCTCAAGATCCGAAGAGGATCTTCTGAGAAGGAAGTCGTAGCGGCGGCCGAAGCCGAGCCTGTCGTGGCTCGCTGGCTCGAGGGCAAGCAGCGCGTGAAGACCATCTGGGTGCAGGACCGGCTACTGAATCTCGTCGTGCGATGA
- a CDS encoding LptE family protein: protein MNQTVPRRASCSSSSPFKEIFLFSFFLFFLLSLTSCGYSLVGTGASAIPATVKTVWVPTFINDTTVVTAEQKLTDAVLRELSVRGRLKPVPDRTQADAELIGRLTSLSLTPVRFDDAGLAVEYQLTITANVSLAEKSTEKVLFKEPSFVFRQPYNVPGSSKSYYDREREAIEALARPFAQSLVTTILEGF from the coding sequence ATGAACCAGACAGTGCCGCGCCGCGCCTCTTGTTCTTCCTCTTCACCTTTCAAAGAAATCTTCCTCTTCTCTTTCTTCCTCTTCTTCCTTTTGTCCCTGACGAGCTGCGGCTATTCGCTCGTCGGCACCGGTGCGAGCGCGATCCCGGCGACCGTCAAGACGGTCTGGGTGCCGACGTTCATCAACGACACGACGGTCGTGACCGCCGAGCAGAAGCTCACCGATGCGGTCTTGCGAGAGCTTTCGGTCCGCGGACGCCTGAAACCGGTGCCGGATCGCACGCAGGCGGACGCGGAGCTGATCGGACGCCTGACCTCGCTGAGCCTCACGCCGGTCCGCTTCGACGATGCGGGCCTCGCGGTCGAGTATCAGCTGACGATCACGGCGAACGTCTCCCTCGCCGAGAAGTCGACGGAGAAGGTCCTGTTCAAGGAGCCGTCGTTCGTGTTCCGCCAGCCCTACAACGTGCCGGGGAGCTCGAAGTCGTACTACGACCGGGAGCGGGAAGCGATCGAGGCCCTGGCGCGACCGTTCGCCCAGAGCCTCGTCACGACCATCCTGGAAGGGTTCTAG
- a CDS encoding PIN domain-containing protein: MILKPFERIAADSNVILSAAVARAAARVFQRAKGLEIVTTNANFEEIQTHLPTLAQQYALDEADVVENLRVLPLRIYPPVFYESHLAEARRYLGRRDPSDVPLAALALKLEIPIWSNDRDFEEVPLIVYPTARLLKILGL; this comes from the coding sequence GTGATTTTGAAGCCCTTCGAAAGAATCGCCGCAGACAGTAACGTCATCCTCTCGGCCGCGGTCGCCCGCGCGGCAGCGCGCGTCTTCCAGCGCGCGAAGGGGCTCGAGATCGTGACCACCAACGCGAATTTCGAGGAGATCCAGACGCATCTGCCCACGCTGGCACAGCAATACGCGCTGGACGAGGCCGACGTGGTCGAGAACCTCCGGGTTCTGCCCTTGAGGATCTACCCGCCCGTCTTCTACGAAAGCCACCTCGCCGAGGCCCGTCGCTACCTCGGCAGACGTGATCCGAGTGACGTCCCGCTGGCCGCCCTCGCACTCAAGCTCGAAATCCCGATCTGGTCCAACGACCGCGACTTCGAGGAGGTACCGCTCATCGTTTACCCGACCGCCAGGCTGCTGAAGATCCTCGGCCTCTGA
- the ybgF gene encoding tol-pal system protein YbgF, producing the protein MTRVRGLGALAAAGLLASAAGCVSSSDIDGLHKHVGVVEKQVDALQKQSSSKDEMAKLNDSLAKQSATLLRSNADLGAKFDELTREMQTLAGKLEDTNRRLSQLSQQIAEVQSRSSSAAASALAPPGPGGAAAPAAAPTAAGGLVAVPAAGAAAAASAPKGGGISPADLFAQATADYQRGRYDLSRQGFEDYAEKFPRTDLSDDALYWAGECWSAQKKPHEAIAAYDKLFRTYPQSDKAAAAHLKKGLAHLELGEKAQAMVELNYVVNQFPGSDEAKSARQRLKALGGDAR; encoded by the coding sequence GTGACGCGCGTGAGGGGGCTCGGGGCGCTCGCGGCCGCGGGCCTTCTCGCGTCCGCGGCCGGGTGCGTGAGCAGCAGCGATATCGACGGTCTGCACAAGCACGTCGGCGTCGTCGAAAAGCAGGTCGATGCGCTCCAGAAGCAGTCGTCCTCCAAGGACGAGATGGCCAAGCTCAACGACTCCCTCGCGAAGCAGTCGGCCACGCTCCTGCGGTCGAACGCCGATCTCGGGGCGAAGTTCGACGAGCTCACCCGCGAGATGCAGACGCTCGCCGGCAAGCTCGAGGACACGAACCGGCGGCTCTCGCAGCTCTCGCAGCAGATCGCCGAAGTTCAGTCCCGGTCCAGCTCCGCCGCCGCCTCCGCACTGGCCCCGCCCGGACCGGGCGGCGCTGCGGCCCCGGCCGCCGCTCCCACGGCCGCCGGCGGCCTCGTCGCGGTTCCCGCAGCGGGCGCGGCTGCCGCGGCGTCGGCGCCGAAGGGCGGGGGCATTTCCCCCGCCGACCTCTTCGCGCAGGCCACGGCCGACTACCAGCGCGGCCGCTACGACCTCTCCCGCCAGGGCTTCGAGGACTACGCCGAGAAGTTCCCCCGCACCGACCTCTCCGACGACGCCCTTTACTGGGCGGGCGAGTGCTGGTCGGCGCAGAAGAAGCCGCACGAGGCGATCGCGGCCTACGACAAGCTGTTCCGCACGTATCCGCAGAGCGACAAGGCCGCCGCCGCCCACCTGAAGAAGGGACTCGCCCACCTCGAACTCGGCGAGAAGGCCCAGGCGATGGTCGAGCTCAACTACGTCGTCAACCAGTTCCCGGGATCCGACGAGGCCAAGAGCGCGCGCCAGCGGCTCAAGGCGCTCGGCGGCGACGCCCGGTAA
- the pal gene encoding peptidoglycan-associated lipoprotein Pal yields MKNLVKTGTLALAAVALVVACSPKPAPEPPPPPPTTPTPTVVTLEPTPAPTPKPTPRSAEEDIKAMSLDRVSSYLKPVFFDYDKADLRGDARDVLAANAAWLKSHPTILFTIEGHCDERGTAQYNLALGDRRANSAKEYLVSLGIDAGRVKSVSYGKERPFATGHDEDSWAKNRRGHFVVTAK; encoded by the coding sequence ATGAAGAACCTCGTGAAGACCGGAACCCTTGCTCTCGCGGCCGTGGCGCTCGTCGTGGCCTGCTCCCCGAAGCCCGCGCCGGAGCCGCCTCCGCCGCCCCCGACGACGCCGACGCCCACCGTCGTCACCCTCGAGCCGACGCCCGCCCCGACGCCGAAGCCCACGCCGCGCTCGGCGGAAGAGGACATCAAGGCGATGTCCCTCGACCGCGTCTCGAGCTACCTGAAACCCGTGTTCTTCGACTACGACAAGGCCGACCTCCGCGGCGACGCCCGCGACGTCCTCGCCGCCAACGCGGCGTGGCTCAAGTCCCACCCGACGATCCTCTTCACGATCGAGGGCCACTGCGACGAGCGCGGGACGGCGCAGTACAACCTCGCGCTCGGCGACCGCCGCGCGAACTCCGCCAAGGAGTACCTCGTCTCCCTCGGCATCGACGCCGGCCGCGTCAAGTCGGTGTCGTACGGCAAGGAGCGCCCCTTCGCGACCGGACACGACGAGGACTCGTGGGCGAAGAACCGCCGCGGGCATTTCGTCGTGACGGCGAAGTGA
- a CDS encoding PD40 domain-containing protein, with amino-acid sequence MNRPTPIRILAAAVLAAAAAGAHAQPTPANGKPGTGPVAPPVSSLPSNVVIDILGAKGARIPLAIPVTIASLKPELQKGAVDPFFTTLNDDLSGSRVFLVSDPTLYPKGLRPPRNRAEGDQWRAASAQYLLDTRLAQETDTQIVIEAQLYDLGTLQPILAKKYSGPVAASRRIAHTLANDLTRQFTGKPGPYLTKIAFVSDRDEPRVKEVYTMDFDGETQRRVTNSRTLSLAPDWSPDGKKLVYQSYEKDNPGVFLIGRDGADKFRIPLSTQLNASPSFSPDGKTIAFCGSVKGNPEIYTVQTDGSNLKRLTENVAIDSTPRWSPNGRELAFTSNRQGSPQIYMMDLEGANVRRVSLAGSWNDEAAFSPDGGRVAFACRNDGDFQICVMEIGTGRTLQISEGPGAHENPTWSPDGTKVAWEVMRGSSTQIAVANADGSAMRIVTSTGNNFSPAWIKTLE; translated from the coding sequence GTGAACCGTCCGACACCGATCCGCATCCTGGCCGCCGCCGTCCTCGCCGCCGCCGCGGCGGGCGCACATGCCCAGCCCACGCCGGCCAACGGAAAGCCCGGCACCGGCCCCGTCGCGCCGCCGGTCTCGTCGCTTCCGAGCAACGTCGTCATCGACATCCTCGGGGCCAAGGGCGCGCGGATCCCGCTCGCGATCCCCGTCACGATCGCCTCGCTCAAGCCGGAGCTACAGAAGGGGGCCGTCGACCCGTTCTTCACGACGCTCAACGACGACCTGTCGGGCTCGCGCGTCTTCCTCGTCTCGGACCCGACGCTCTACCCGAAGGGCCTCCGCCCGCCGCGCAACCGTGCGGAGGGCGACCAGTGGAGAGCGGCGTCGGCCCAATACCTCCTCGACACGCGGCTCGCACAGGAGACCGACACGCAGATCGTCATCGAGGCCCAGCTCTACGACCTCGGGACCCTCCAGCCGATCCTCGCAAAGAAGTACTCGGGCCCCGTCGCGGCCTCCCGGCGCATCGCCCACACGCTCGCAAACGACCTCACGCGCCAGTTCACCGGAAAGCCCGGACCGTACCTCACGAAGATCGCCTTCGTCTCCGACCGCGACGAGCCGCGCGTGAAGGAGGTCTACACGATGGACTTCGACGGCGAGACCCAGCGCCGGGTCACGAACTCGCGCACGCTCTCTCTCGCCCCCGACTGGTCCCCGGACGGGAAGAAACTCGTCTACCAGTCGTACGAAAAGGACAATCCGGGAGTGTTTCTCATCGGCCGGGACGGCGCCGACAAATTCCGTATCCCTCTCTCCACGCAGCTCAACGCGTCCCCCTCGTTCTCGCCGGACGGCAAGACGATCGCGTTTTGCGGGAGCGTGAAGGGGAATCCGGAGATCTACACCGTCCAGACGGACGGATCGAACCTGAAACGGCTCACGGAGAACGTCGCGATCGACTCCACGCCCCGCTGGTCCCCGAACGGCCGCGAGCTCGCCTTCACGTCCAATCGCCAGGGCTCGCCGCAGATCTACATGATGGATCTCGAGGGGGCGAACGTCCGCCGCGTCTCGCTCGCCGGGAGCTGGAACGACGAGGCGGCCTTCTCGCCGGACGGCGGACGGGTCGCGTTCGCGTGCCGCAACGACGGCGACTTCCAGATCTGCGTCATGGAGATCGGGACGGGCCGCACCCTGCAGATCTCCGAGGGCCCCGGCGCGCACGAGAACCCCACGTGGTCGCCCGACGGCACGAAGGTGGCGTGGGAGGTCATGCGGGGCAGCTCGACGCAGATCGCGGTGGCGAACGCGGACGGCTCCGCGATGCGCATCGTGACGTCGACGGGGAACAATTTCTCGCCCGCGTGGATCAAGACGCTAGAATAG